tctttcacttttattattttatagtcataaaatacaaagggaaacttttatccatccatccatccatccattttctttgccgcttatcctcacgagggtcacggagagtgctgcagcctatcccagctgttaacaggcaggaggggcagtacaccctgagctggttgccacccaatcgcagggcacatagagacaacattcgcactcacaatcccacctaggagcaatttgaTATGATTTAATATGATtggaaaataaaacttttttttttttttaaatatggagtttcctcaaatgagtcaactcgGCATTATAAATAGTTtgtgataatttgagattgtgaAGAATACTTCCTACctgaaataatatatatatgatatttcattgggcaccatccatcccgtttaaatgccgaaatccattgatcttttctggtcttttcagctggtattctatagaatgatatctttgaagaactgtcttgtctattgtgacaaccaacagcacaacattgtcagacattgtgaaaaatctgctccagttcagCGACTCCCGCACTgctgagcagctttgtttgatcAGCAATATGGTGTCATAAACagtgacgtcatgtgcatgaTCTCTATATTTAGTTTTCTCATAGAAGCATGATCTCAAGGGCATATTGTAATCTACGTGTTGAAGCAAATGattaacattacattattttaaatgttgtatgaaaaatttcaatttaCATGACCATTAATTTGGGCatcaatttgtaaaaataagaaTGACATTTAAATTTGGCCCATATAAGATGTTGAGAGGACATCCACACACCACTTTTTCACCAGATTTGAATTCAGTAGAGATCTCCTCAAAATGTCAATCCTAGATGTCAAtgagatgtggaaaaaaagacagacagttTGCACCCAAAATGGATGAGTTTTCTACATCTGCCTTTGACATAAAGAAGAAATTGTTTCTTCGGCAACTTTCTTGTAAGTATACATTGCGTATGGAGACTTTTCACTGGCTGAACATTTTCCAACCAACTGAATGATTAACATTTAGATGTATTCATCATGAGACTTAACtttcatccatcgattttcttagctgcttatcctaacatGGGTGacaagagtgctggaccctatcccagatgtcaacgggcaggaaggagaatacaacctgaactggttaacaaccaattgcagggcacatcgagacaaacagctgcactcacaatcacacctaggggcaatttagagtctccaattaatgttacgtatttttgggatgtgggaggaaactagagtgcacggagaaaacccacgcaggcaccaggagaacatgcaaactccacacagggagggccgggattgaacccgggtcctcagaactgtgagggcaacgcttttcagctgctccaccgtgccgctctttaactttcattacatttataaaataaaaacatgcaggcCTAAATTAAAAGTTGTTGATGAAATATATCCACTCATTCAGGCCAGTTGAATGGATTTGGGACACTTTTGGCCAATGAGTATTATTGTATGTAAGGATACTGCTCTTTGCTTTGCATCAGCTGGCCCAAACttgcatcttcttttccttttggcttgtccccttaggggtcagcacagcgtgtcatctttttccatccaagcctattcGTGTATCctactctctaacacccactatcctcatgtcctacatcacaacatccatcaaccttctctttggtcttcctcttgcccttttgcctggcagctccatcctcagcaccctacatccaactttggctttccctctattgagctcatatctaatcctatccaacctgttcactccaagtgagaacctcagcatcttcatttctgctacctctagttctgcttcctgttgtttcttcaatgccactatctctaatccgtacatcatggccagcctcactactgttttgtaaactttgcccttcatcctagcagagactcttctgtcacataacacaccagacaccttcccccagctcttccaacctgcttggacccgttttttcacttccttaccacactctgcattgctctgtattgttgaccccaagtatttgaagtcatccacccttgctatctctcctcctcctccgaccctcacattcatgcacatatattctgtttaacttcggctaatcttcattcctctcctttccaatgtatacctccatctttctaactgttcctctgcctgttccctgctttcagtgcagatcacaatatcatctgcaaacaccttgatccaaggggaatccagtgtAACCTCATTTGCCAGcctattactaccgcaaacaggaagggactcagcgcggaaccctgatgcagtcacaccaccttaaattcttccgacataccaacagcacatctcaccgctgttctgctgccctcatacatgtcctgtactattctaacatatttctccaccacaccagacttgggcatgcagtaccacagttcctctcttggtactctgtcataggctttctctagatccacaaagacacaatgtagctccttctgaccttctctgtacttttccactagcatcctcaaggcaaataatgcatctgtggtactctttctaggcatgaaaccatactgttgctcgcagatatttacttctgtcctgagtctagcctccattactctttcccgtaacttcattgtgtggctcatcatctttattcctctatagtttccacagctctgaacatcgcctttgttctttaaaatggggactaccacacttttcctcgattcttctggcatcttctcgtccgctagtattctgttgaataagttggtcaaaaactccacagccatctctccaaattgtttccatacctcaacgggtatgtcattgggacgaactgtctttccatttttccattctgttcagggctttttctaacttcccccttactaatcattgccacttcctggtcattcacgcttgccatttctccctctttcgtatcctgGCCCAAACTTGCAtactgtgattaaaaaaaaaaaaacatgaaaattaggTTTATGATGATGAAAGCCGAGTGGAACTCTATTGCCACTCAATGTTATTTCCACAAACAAAACTGCATCACTGTGACGTTAGGCAAATGctcctattctttttttttctttgtatttttcatttttttttacagtgtctGTCCTATGTCAGTGAGTGTGACTACAGTACTTTTCCCACTTCTGGACATCATCAAGTCTATCCTCCGCTTGATCCATTTTTAACTTTGTAATGTGAACCAAAATTTATAAGCCAGAAGCAAACGTTAAGATACAACTTTCCTCAAGTGAAGTGCTAAACAAAATTGAGTAATTAAAGTATTAATTAAGGTGTATGTACAAGTCAGAGTCACAGTCATCTTGCACCTTCAGCCGTTTATTTCCTTACATTCTTTCTATTGTTTTACATTATCCATACTGTACAAGTGCTGTAAACATTTGGCCCCAAGAGACGTTCAAGAAAGTACAtagaatatattaaaaaaaaacaaaagtgctaGAATACGAAATCAAGTGTCACTGTTGTTTCTTTCAATATTAAATATCTATGGCTGTGGATACTCTCATTTTATCCAAGTCATTTCGTTCTCAGCGCATTAAACAACTGGATTGTTCCGAGTGTCTTACATGACAATGACAGTTGGAAATTCAAGGTTACAGCTGTCCTATCTTGCCTTTCTGAATGAACTGATGAAGACCGCGCAGGTAAGAGGTTCATGAACTAATGAAAATCTGCTGCGATGAAAGGTGTAGTTGTTTCCAAGACAACCAAAATAGCCCAGTTGGAATCAATTCAATGAGCTCATATAGCTCGATTTCATTTAAGACATCTTTTGACACCAACACACTTGTGTCTCAACCTTACCCTTCTGATAGAATCTTTCATCACAATCTAATCAGGCATAAGGTTTCTCTCAAGTGTGGGTTCTCGTGTGACTTATCAAGTTACCTTTTTGAGCAAATTTCTGACCACAAACCAAGcacgaaaaaggtttctcaccagtgtgtgttctagTGTGTGTTGTCAACATGTGTCTACGAGAGAATCCTTGGctgcaaactgagcaggcaaagggcttttctccagtgtgtcGTCTTGTGTGAGTAGTCAAAGCGTATTTGCGAGAGAATCTTTGTCCGCACACTATGCagacaaagggtttctcaccagtgtgggttcccATGTGACTTCTCAAGTTCATTTTaagagagaatctttgaccgcaaactgagcaggcaaagggtttctctccagtgtgcatTATTGTGTGTTTAGTCAGAGTTCCATTATCAGAGAATCTTTGCCCACATACTGAGCAcacaaaaggtttctccccagtgtgggTTCTCGAGTGACGAATTAAGTAATCCCTATGGGAGAATTTTCGTCCACAAAATGAGCAGACataaggtttctctccagtgtgtgttcttgtgtgaaaTATTAACGGTCCCTTTTGAGTGAATCTCTTACCGCAAGTTGAGCAGGAaaatggtttttctccagtgtgtgttcttgtgtgtctccCCAGGTTTCCCTtttcagagaatctttgaccacaaactgaacatgCAAAAGGCTTCTCCCCAGTGTGGCTAATCATATGACTTTTCAAACGACTCTTATAGTCAAAGGTTTTTCCACACTGAGAgcatttccattgtttgttgtcATTGTGACTTCTCTTATGACATTCAGACTgttcatcatcctcctcctggCTGCTGCCCGAAGCCTCCACCCCTCTGTTCTCCTCACTTTCACCTATAGCTTGATCTTCACTAATCACAGGGACACTTGCCACTAGAACTGTGATATCTTCCTCTTCCATGTGCAGGAattctttctcctcttctttgacGTGGGGAGGATCCAGTTCGTCATCCTCTTGAATGTGAGGgaattcttcctcctcttctttgatgTGACGAGGCTCCAATTCTTTATCCTCTTGAATGTGAGGGAATTCTTGCTCTTCTTGATTGTGAGGaaattcttcctcctcctccttgatGTGAGGAGGCTCCAATTCTTTATCCTCTTCAATGTGGGGgaattcttcctcttctttgatGAAGGGAGGCTCTAGTTCTCCGTCGTTTTGATTGTGAGGgaattcttcctcctcttctttgatgTGGGGAGGTTGCAATTTTTTATCCTCTTGAATGTGAGGgaattcttcctcttctttgatGTGGGGAGGCTGTAGTTCTTCATCCTCTTGAATGTGAGGgaattcttcctcctcttctttgatgTGGGGAGGTTGCAATTTTTTATCCTCTTGAATGTGAGGgaattcttcctcttctttgatGTGGGGAGGCTCCAATTCTTCATAGTCTTGAATGTGAGAAGACTCTGGCTCCTGTTGCTCCAGAAGATCTTCATTGATGTCTGCAAggaacaaagagacaaacacatATGGGCCAAATGTCATTTGTTAATTCTGCAACCTCCTCTGGCCCACC
This DNA window, taken from Syngnathoides biaculeatus isolate LvHL_M chromosome 17, ASM1980259v1, whole genome shotgun sequence, encodes the following:
- the LOC133490587 gene encoding zinc finger protein 260-like, producing MCARRTAEYEEDFCGPTDENGPQRHQLDAGCGLQPPVELHSAVEASVKLWDSKTVTEEKSYWLLPSSVKNVQYKMVQDIDFTSAKMTKKKLDKALLTGETPSPTKRHINEDLLEQQEPESSHIQDYEELEPPHIKEEEEFPHIQEDKKLQPPHIKEEEEEFPHIQEDEELQPPHIKEEEEFPHIQEDKKLQPPHIKEEEEEFPHNQNDGELEPPFIKEEEEFPHIEEDKELEPPHIKEEEEEFPHNQEEQEFPHIQEDKELEPRHIKEEEEEFPHIQEDDELDPPHVKEEEKEFLHMEEEDITVLVASVPVISEDQAIGESEENRGVEASGSSQEEDDEQSECHKRSHNDNKQWKCSQCGKTFDYKSRLKSHMISHTGEKPFACSVCGQRFSEKGNLGRHTRTHTGEKPFSCSTCGKRFTQKGPLIFHTRTHTGEKPYVCSFCGRKFSHRDYLIRHSRTHTGEKPFVCSVCGQRFSDNGTLTKHTIMHTGEKPFACSVCGQRFSLKMNLRSHMGTHTGEKPFVCIVCGQRFSRKYALTTHTRRHTGEKPFACSVCSQGFSRRHMLTTHTRTHTGEKPFSCLVCGQKFAQKGNLISHTRTHT